In the Diospyros lotus cultivar Yz01 chromosome 13, ASM1463336v1, whole genome shotgun sequence genome, tgatttttttaagtaattatgatgcccaggATACGTCAAGGTTtataattgagtacgattggaaCTCAAATTTTGATGCAAAATTACGCTAGgttcaaaattatctttttccaagataagtggtacttcccaactgaatttagttttatgaaaatacttagtttgtaagtggttcaacccaaaacccgatttttatataaataattttttcatgttgtcatgccttgatatgagTATTTCATGTATATTGCATTTACAtttattgataatgaaatatgcatatgagtatgatgagattcacggtcatacattgtatgggtttgggattaggtattgAGTTTTAACGCGCTCAAAAAATGGGGCTTACAATCTTTacaaatcatatcaacataaATCACTTTATATCTACCTCATTCGCACATAACAAATTCGACACTATAGCCGTCATCGATAGGGAACTTAGTACTTGGAAGATTGCTCGACGGTTCACTTAAAAAATGAATGTTGATGTCATACATTGTTTTATCAATTTCCGTCATTGTGTAAATAATATCAGTTAATTGACTAAAAGTCGCATTCTTGTTAGCCATCATACACTTCTTATTACCCCCAATGTACTTATCATCATCATTTCATTTCCCGTTCCACATGATAACCAACGGCACTTTATCCATTGCTGTAAAATTAGAAAGCAAGAAGTTAGGCTATTAAACTCGAATAGGTTAAATTCTCCAATTCTTTTTAACTATTAGTAAGTATAaaaggtttattttttttagatttgtacaattcaaatgatttttgacttataaaactataatcttattattaattctaattaTTCAGTTTATGTAGTTATGTAGTTTCTGACAAAAATTTAGTTATGTAGTTtctgacaaaaatttaaaattcactcttagaaatttaaaaattttatgaaaaacttattaaatattgtattaaatattttaaactaactaaataaataaaaataaataatgccCCTGATGGTAAAGTCGGCACCAGGTTTGGTGCCAAACCCGGTTACGGGTTTCATGGGCCACCAAACCCGGTGCCGGGTTtagtggcccacgaaacccaaTTTCATTGTGTAGAtccgaattttttttttcttccacaTAAATTCTTCAGATCTTGAATAATAGactaatcatatattttttactcaCAATTATAATCATTCTACACAGtttaataagcaatgtgaacataaaaataattgaaaacctAAATAGAAATCATAATCGAtaccttgagattgagaatgcttgTTGGAAAGGAAAGATGGTGAAACTTGGTGAATACGGCTTCAATGAAGTCTTAACTGTgaatgatgaagaagattaAATGACCCAAGcagcaaaatattaaatttaggaAGAATGGTTGAATTTGGATACTTTCAAcaatggagaagaaaataagagcgTGAATGTTGAAAGAGGAGAAAGAGAATACGTAAAGTCAAAGAGACAAGGGTATTTTCGTAAATGAAGATAAGGGCAATATAGGCTTTCCagtttaaaatctcattaagagtATTTTGGGCATCTCACATAAAAGTGGCTATAAAatgcaattaatttgtttgatttgtcaaaaatatttttttactagaaagtggttaaaaataattttttaaatttcttttgagttatttatgaatttctcccaaatttttAATACATCCAATCCTCTTGGGTgttctttcaaattttaaattaaattaaacgtattcaatatttttctaatcctccttaattaaaaaataaaaataaacataaaaaaaaaaactttgcaGGAGTTAGCAATGCATCATTGTTCATTGCTAGCAACGTCAATGGCCATTAACTGGCTCATTTTCTATTGGCCCAAATAATTACCCAAGAATGGGGttgaattgagttttttaaaaatattcatttttttctcaaatagtagtaaaaatatatgtttgtgaTGAGTAAAATATAATAGCAATAAAATTAAGTACAATAATCGAGTATTCAAACTTAAGAAAAGAGTGGATTTGTGCTCCACAAGATTTTGCAAGATTAAAGTGACTGACAAAGatgaataagaaaaaagaaattaagtaaaCACAACATGATAGTTATCATTGTTATTAAAATCTCGATTCAACGAATccaattttatgatttaaagaattttaagaaGCGTATTAACATTGGttctaatatttagaaattttatattatttaatatttttacaattgATAGATGaactaattttgaaataggtatatgtattttatttatagtaaGGAATATTAATAAGGTTGTAATAAttagattattaaataatattaatttattttttttataaaattatgttattataaatatatatttacataaattaaaaggtatttttaattatctctaaaatattACGATTTTACAATTCAATTTTATAGATCCTCTTTcaatcccacttaaaatctagATTTTAACAATCTTGGTATttatatatagtggtttgacgACTTACTTGTGTCCACTACCTTGACTCCTTATTTAggattttcaaatatattaatgGAGTGCTTTTTGAAAAGGTAAACACTATCATCTATATAATCATTTTTCAATGATGTACTTTTTACGTAGGCTCAAGCACCTAATCAGCTGTGTGCCTTTTCACAAGGTCAAGCAATAActtttacaataatttttaaagagCTAAACCAATAACCCACATGCAATGTTTTTTTAAGgctaaaacaataattttacaaaataagaatTGAAATACAAATGGAGAGAAAACTCTCATACTAGGTGTCCTCATAAAATAAGCTCAATATAGTTGGGAGGGCACTCAAGGTATTCCacatgaaaaatgctattggtacacttttgtatatattttgagCTATATAAAagtgtaccaatgacaaaaaactccctcatgaggcgcatggagatgagggatattttggtcataatacccccttatgtagcccaaaatatacaaaagtgatatacatctagcatgattcttctcacatagataaaaaaatgaatgagaatGAAGTACTTGTTCTTTGCGGATGAGAATGATGAGAATCACTTAGACATTGTTCTTTTTAAGCTATTTTCTTGCTCTCTTATTCTTCTCATCACTTTTTCATGTTCtaatgcagatatatatatatatatatatatgaaagctTTTCAGCACTCTAGAAATTTGTTCAATAATAACAGTTATTTTTCCTTTAGATGATTAGATAAAACATTctatttgaaggaaaaaaacaTATTAGAGTTTGTAATCTCCAGGAAatcaattaaaaagaatatttcaaatattcaatctgAGAGCATTAAATCTTGTTTCGAACTGCATTAAATATGACCCAATGGTTATAAATGactacaaatttttttaagtttcacGAGCCGTACTACCCGAGTAATGTATGAGTGTTATAAGTAATGTTTTGAACATATTTTGAATTCCTTTCAAGTTATtcgaataataattattcattactcgactaattttTTAAGACTCTATTTAAGTTACTcaagtaataaatatatattactcGAATAATTTTTTGACACTCTTTATTTCTCTACAGGTTATGTTtacattactcaactaatactTTAAAGCTTCTAGTTTCTTTACAAATTACTTGAGTAATATAAAccattactcaactaataatGCTTGTTACTCTAGTAATGTAAAGCATTACTCAACTAAATTTTTTCTACTACTTTGTaatcttaatttcttaattaatgtaattactcaattaataaacTTTGATTCTTGAGTAATGTCCTCAAATGAAGGATAAGCTAGATTTTCATAAACAATACTCGATTAACATATGATCAATTGTTTGATACTCAATTAAATTTTCATCATTCTTGATTTCTTggtaaaataatcaaataacacAACTCAATACTTTGAGTAAGACTTTGCTTTTGTAACATTTGTCTCAAAATTTCTTGAAGTTATTCgagtaatatatttttttggggaAAATACTCAAATAATACTTCCTACAAGCATTTAAGCTTTAAGATTTAATGTGATTACTCAATTGATGAAGTATGATACTCAAACTTAACTTATGTAATACTCGATTGATGCATATTCAAACACTTAAGATTTCatttcaaatcattcacatgTATCCCGAAATAAGTTTTAACACTCTGATTTTcataaaacattcaattttgtttttaagcCATAAATACTTAGGTAATCCTTGAGATTTCAATTAAACACTTAAACAATGTTTTATTAAACATCAAAATGAATCCAATAAGGGCTTTAATAGATTCAATATTTTCATTTGAGTTTGTTAACAATGATAAGAAAGAGTGGATTTGGTTCGTTGTCGACctatttattatgtatgtgtgtaaagagaaagaagaatatgAGTACTCGATTTGGGGTTAATAACTCATTATTTAGGTTTAGCAAgcctattttagtctttttcttttttaaaaagataaagaagaatagTAAAGTAGAACATAgtagaggaaagaaagaaaatgaaacacAATTAACGTCTAACGATAATATTTGCAATGGTGATGCCTACGAATATAATGTCAGTGATGTTGGTATTAATAAAGGTGATGTTATCGCTacttgtttcattttttgattttttattgtttaattaaaTAGGATTAGaaaaatactaattaaattaactttaattaacAATGTTTAACCTAAAACTGATGGAGGGGTGTCCCagtaccaaaaaaaaatcacaaagatACATAGGAACAAGAGAAAATGACAAGATAATTTCGTACAAATAACTTAAAATACAAGGAATCCGAATgcaatttaccaaaaaaaatcatcaagGACTTGTGTCCAGATCCATGAATAATCGGGTCGAGTATGGGTACAGGTAACCCACTCGGGGCGCCGTGGCCCGCGACAAGATGAAGAAACCACGTCGACTCGGCCCACGCATAAGTCGTTTGACGCAATCGAGAATTCTGAAATCCTATTGGTCAGTCACCGTGGAACTGTATCCATCGGCCACGTGTACGAAACGCCGAAGCGTCTCGACCTTTCTTCACCTCGCTTATTTCTATAtcttctctaattctccctccgcTTCTCAAACGGATACGACGTTCCGCAATTCTCAGAGATTTTCCCCCAAACTTCACTGAGAAAATTCTCAGCCTTCGCGTCTCCAATCTGCAACATGAAGATTCGTTCAGCGTTTCCAGTCATCTTTTGTGCCTCCTTCCTGATTTTCTCGCTGGCCGCTAAAACCCTCGACCCCTACAAGGTACGTCCCACAATTCAGCGCGTTTcgactctgattttgatttgctACCCGTGCTTGCAATGTATGATGATTTCGCCACGGTGAGGTTGTAGATGCCAATTCTTTTCAGATTCAGTGTTTTTTCGCCTGACAATCGTTGGAATGGATTGAGAATTTTGTTTGCATTGGATGAATTATGGTTGATTCTTGTTGGACAATACTGGAGCTTGAAATTGCAGCTGTCTAGGTGGGAAAGGTGATTTATTCGGAGAATTTTTCTTTACTCGAGTTTGCAAATTTCTTGAAGGCCACGTTTTTTCGAAACTttggaggattttttttttctgtttggtTATCCGTAAAAATATATTCGGATTGATAGTACTGTTTTCCTCTTCCTTGACAAATCAGTATCTTAACACAGTAGCAGAAATTTGTTATTTCACCTGAATCGCAACTTCTGGATTGCGTTTTTAGGATTGGGTTATTGAAACCCTAGCAATTCGGCGAGCTTCACTAAAACGGTTGTCTTGAACCTGTTTGGTAGTTTTTTTAGTCAATCGGGGAATGCTATCTTATATTAGCTCTTAGCTATGGTTGACAAGACCTTCTGTTTTGTTCTTGATTGGGTAGGTTGATTATTGGAAGGTTTCGGTTATAATTTAACTagatttgattgcatgggttgAGTATTGGAAGGTTGTGTTTATATGGTTTTTGTGTTTATTATGACGGATTTTTTCAAAAGTGTTTGATGATTGCAgattattttttgcattttattttcttccttcccATTTAATTAGACTTCTTAATTATTGTGAAGTATATTTTGTTTCAGGTTCTTGGGGTTGAGCGAAATGCCAATCAACGTGAAATCCAAAAAGCTTTCCACAAGTATGTTTTTGGTGAAATTCTTTCTAGCATCTGGTCAATATGATCTTGTTACATAGAACCACAGCACTTGAAAAGCGAAACCAATGGTTTTTTCTTCAGATCTAATTTTTCCAATTGGAGGCttgttttatcttattttatgatAACCACGTAGCAAAAAGAATTTGGTGTGGGTCGTGTTGGAAGGGTTTCATCTGACActggttttcttttttgttctcaTGCTACTTTATACATGGTCGTATGTTTTATATCCTACTTCTTCTAACCATTTGTCTGTGGTTTGAACTCATGCCCTACACTTTTATATCATAATCAGAAGTGGTCGGTTGataatattttagttatatcCTATGCTAATGGTTGAAGAAATTATGGTGAAGTATTTGCACATTCAGTGTTAACGATAGCTTAATTCTAAGGTCCAACGTTATATAGCCCACAAAGTTTTCAGCCTCCACAACATACAGTCAGACAATTGAccaattttcttgcttttccaGTCCTGAAATTGTgtggattttctttttcttttgtcctTGTAATAATGAGGTCCATACACCATAGAATGATGTTAAGTAAGATCCACTGCTTGCTTATATGGGATCTTACAAACTGATGCGTTCTTCCACTCCTTTTGTAGGTTGTCTCTGCAATATCATCCCgacaaaaacaagaacaagggTGCTCAAGAGAAGTTTGCTGAGATTAATAatggtaaaataattatttatttatttattttttgccctTTTCTCGAACCATTTTTCTTCAAGGCTATTTATTAATCCTGCAATGCATAATTTGAAACCTGTACAAGTGGAGAAAGACTTGTTTCATTGTTTCTCTTCTCCCGTAGTCCTTGGATATCTCATGGGttattaaaatgtttaatacagcttcttctttttttttatcatctctGGGCAATTTCTACATAACCATTGAGATGGAGGATATAGGATGTTCGACTGTTTTCCCTGTCTGAGAGCTTCTCTTGTTTGTTTGGGTCTTTCTAAGTGCTAATTTTTTGCCTTTTATTTTCTGATTTTTAGCATATGACATTTTATCGgatgaagagaagagaaagaattaTGATCTATATGGTGATGAAAAGGGTAATCCCGGATTTCAGACTGGGAACACGGGGGACCAGGGTGGGTATACTTACTTCACAAATGGTGGACCAGGACAAGGTGGATTTACATTCAGGCCACAAGAATGGCAAACTATGGGTGGACATGGAGGTTCAAAGTcgttctcattttcttttggtgGCCCTGGTGGCCAGAACTCATTTGGTTTTGGCTTAGATGATgttttctcaaacttatttggTGGTGGTATGGGAGGTGAAAATTGGTTTGGGAGTTCAACTCAGGCTAAGTCTGGTTCCACGAGGTCCCATAAGAGCATTCGTGCCGTAAACTCTCAGGTgtacaagaaagaaataattgataaaggaatgacttggcttttattGTCTTATACACCTACATTGAAAGGGACCGAGTATTATGAATCTATTATAGAGGAGGTAGCTAACTCATTTCAGGGAGCCTTAAaggtattatatatttatatacatgtaTTCTTTCTAATTGTCCTCTGCTTTACATCTGTGCTGATTGTAGtgcttacaaaaatttcaatatatactacatttCAGGTCGGAAGCATAAACTGTCAAACTGAGTTGTCTTTTAGCAAGGATCTGGATGTCTATGCCCGCAAAGCACCTAGGGTTTTTGTATACTCTTACAGAACAAGTGACAGTGGAAGCTTGCTAGAGTACAATGGGGATCTGACtgcaaaaaatttgaaaacattttgTCGAGAACATCTCCCTcgattttcaaaacatattgACTTGAGTGATGTTGAGTTATATTCCAGTAATATGCAAACATTACCTAAAGTGGTACTTCTGTCAACAAAGAAAGATACACCTGTTATTTGGCGCGTCATTAGTGGCTTGTACCGCAAACGTTTTGCTTTCTATGATGCAGAGGTAAATTACAAATTGTGATTGGTccctaattattttttctttcccccTCCCATGCAAATGAAATTTCTTCTATTATGGCTTGTCAAGTGCcatttctacattttttttttttttgtaggtccATCATGTTTCAGATCCAACAGTGAGGAGAATGGGAGTTGACGCACTTCCTGCTGTTGTTGGTTGGTTACCAAATGGcgaaaagtatattttgaaaacaGGCATTTCTGTGAAAGATGTAGAATCTGCAGTTCAAGATCTTAGTGCTTTACTTGATGgctttgagaaaaaaaatgagaatacaGCTTTTAAGTCTAAAAATGCATACAGTGAATCAGGGGATAAACAGATGCCCCTACTTACGGGGTCTAATTTTGGCACACTTTGCGGGGAGACAACTCCTGTCTGCATTGTTGGTGCTTTCAGATCAGCCAGAGCTAGAGACAAGCTGGAAGCCATATTACTGTCGGTTAGTAAAACTTTGCCAGTTAAAATACATAATGGTTCTTTGATGGATTGACTTAATTAATCATGTTCTTTGGCTATCTGTGTGACAATATTATTCTCACTAAATGAACGTTCAAGTTCTCTACCCATTatgtttttcttataaaatGCATTGTAAAGTTCTAAATGTCTTCCAGTGGAGCCTGCCTGGCAGTGACTCTACAACAGGACCCATTCTTCTTATCCCTTTTCCTTTCTCCCGTTCATTTACATCATCTCTTCTCCCATACTTCCTCCATCAATGAGTTTCGGTGGATTTGGATTTCTTCCAATCTCCTGTT is a window encoding:
- the LOC127789231 gene encoding dnaJ protein ERDJ3A, with product MKIRSAFPVIFCASFLIFSLAAKTLDPYKVLGVERNANQREIQKAFHKLSLQYHPDKNKNKGAQEKFAEINNAYDILSDEEKRKNYDLYGDEKGNPGFQTGNTGDQGGYTYFTNGGPGQGGFTFRPQEWQTMGGHGGSKSFSFSFGGPGGQNSFGFGLDDVFSNLFGGGMGGENWFGSSTQAKSGSTRSHKSIRAVNSQVYKKEIIDKGMTWLLLSYTPTLKGTEYYESIIEEVANSFQGALKVGSINCQTELSFSKDLDVYARKAPRVFVYSYRTSDSGSLLEYNGDLTAKNLKTFCREHLPRFSKHIDLSDVELYSSNMQTLPKVVLLSTKKDTPVIWRVISGLYRKRFAFYDAEVHHVSDPTVRRMGVDALPAVVGWLPNGEKYILKTGISVKDVESAVQDLSALLDGFEKKNENTAFKSKNAYSESGDKQMPLLTGSNFGTLCGETTPVCIVGAFRSARARDKLEAILLSVSQKSFSRRRNLGTSGGDSISYSLVDASKYPSFLKSLDRSGFRSSDKLLVAYKPRKGKYAAFAGELTAEEVERFIGSVLNGDVQFTKTRQKPTFN